Proteins from a genomic interval of Paenibacillus sp. FSL H8-0048:
- a CDS encoding formate/nitrite transporter family protein translates to MFTQSVENIVETAVGKRDKMNESLPKYFLAALLAGAYVGIGIILIFSLGAPLAAIKSPFQPLIMGASFGIALTLIVFAGSELFTGNNMFFTVSTLAGRTTVWDTVKNWVLVFLGNVAGAVVLALLIQGSGLFKAAPAEHLIFAAAAKKMSLPFSELFFRGILCNWLVCLALWMSSRAKSETAKLVLIWWCLFAFIASGYEHSVANMTLLSVAVLLPNHPETVSIAGWFHNMIPVTLGNIIGGGVFVGMAYWLISPVRTPRNVSAPPQTKKAS, encoded by the coding sequence ATGTTTACGCAGAGCGTAGAGAATATCGTTGAGACAGCCGTAGGGAAACGCGACAAAATGAATGAGAGCCTGCCCAAATATTTTTTGGCGGCCCTCCTGGCAGGCGCATATGTGGGTATTGGTATTATTCTGATCTTCTCACTGGGGGCACCGCTGGCGGCGATCAAGTCACCGTTCCAGCCGCTGATTATGGGAGCATCCTTCGGGATTGCCTTGACCTTGATTGTATTCGCAGGCTCAGAGCTGTTTACAGGTAATAATATGTTCTTCACGGTAAGCACGCTTGCCGGGAGAACTACAGTCTGGGACACGGTGAAGAACTGGGTGCTGGTATTCCTCGGCAATGTGGCCGGTGCTGTGGTGCTGGCGCTGTTGATTCAGGGATCGGGCCTCTTCAAGGCAGCGCCTGCAGAGCATCTGATTTTTGCCGCCGCCGCCAAAAAGATGAGCCTGCCGTTCTCAGAGCTGTTCTTCCGAGGCATCCTCTGTAACTGGCTGGTCTGCCTGGCACTGTGGATGTCCTCCCGCGCCAAGAGTGAAACGGCGAAGCTGGTCCTAATCTGGTGGTGTCTGTTCGCCTTCATTGCGAGCGGATATGAACACAGTGTGGCGAACATGACGCTGCTCAGTGTAGCCGTGCTGCTGCCGAATCATCCAGAGACGGTGAGCATCGCCGGTTGGTTTCACAACATGATTCCTGTTACGCTTGGCAACATTATCGGCGGCGGTGTCTTTGTCGGAATGGCTTACTGGCTGATCTCACCTGTGCGAACTCCGCGTAACGTATCTGCTCCTCCTCAGACTAAGAAAGCAAGCTAG
- a CDS encoding AraC family transcriptional regulator: MDIKSSAFIMSGDGCFEPGVPISVNRVYETFELSTHAHDFIEITYISEGTGVHYINDEALPIEQGTVVFIPVGASHVYRPKTFKNGDPLVVFNCLFPVEYLSELQSNFPQTKDICEYFLNEQIPWFSMKDSDATYHFLFRELYREFSAKPPGYLAALSALLVQLLIGLFRHRLQSDKVYTEKPQWEAVHEAIVFVNSNFSGSLKISELADKANLSQRHFSRLFQSHTGMSFTNYLQNIRMEAACRYLSESSKSIAEIAAAVGYHDMKFFHQLFKKKIGMTPMEYKKTIH, encoded by the coding sequence ATGGACATTAAATCTAGTGCATTTATTATGTCTGGAGACGGATGCTTTGAACCGGGTGTGCCGATCAGTGTAAACCGGGTATATGAAACCTTTGAGCTGAGCACCCATGCACATGATTTTATTGAAATAACCTATATCAGTGAAGGTACGGGGGTACATTACATAAATGATGAGGCGCTTCCGATTGAGCAAGGGACTGTAGTATTCATTCCGGTTGGAGCAAGCCATGTGTACCGGCCCAAAACATTCAAGAATGGCGATCCTCTCGTTGTATTCAATTGTTTGTTTCCGGTAGAATACTTGTCGGAGCTTCAATCCAATTTCCCGCAAACCAAAGACATCTGTGAATATTTCTTAAATGAACAAATCCCCTGGTTCTCCATGAAAGATTCGGATGCTACTTATCATTTTCTGTTTCGGGAGCTATACCGTGAATTCTCGGCCAAGCCGCCGGGATATCTCGCAGCCCTTTCGGCTCTGCTCGTGCAATTATTAATTGGCCTATTCCGGCACCGGTTGCAAAGTGATAAGGTCTATACAGAGAAGCCGCAATGGGAAGCCGTCCACGAAGCTATTGTATTTGTAAATTCAAATTTCTCTGGTTCGCTTAAGATTAGTGAACTTGCTGACAAAGCAAATCTAAGTCAAAGGCATTTCAGTCGTCTGTTTCAGAGCCATACTGGAATGAGCTTTACAAATTACCTGCAAAATATCCGCATGGAGGCTGCATGCCGTTACTTATCAGAAAGCAGCAAGAGTATAGCTGAGATTGCTGCAGCGGTAGGATATCATGACATGAAGTTTTTTCATCAGCTATTCAAGAAAAAGATCGGAATGACGCCCATGGAATATAAAAAGACTATTCATTAA
- a CDS encoding MFS transporter: MRKNVLLVIALFIATLNLRPAINSVAPLLEDIRVDLGMSAALASLLTSIPVLCMGLFSPFAAKASSRWGIERIIGYSLLIIGVGTIIRLFTHSANVLLLSSLIAGIGIATIGPLTSGFIKKHFPSHVPSVIAVYSIALTIGAASSTMLSGPVQEYFQSWQKAIGLWAMLAFIAAMLWWVLVKPGSAKTVKASGGPKMSLPWNNRRAWVLTLSFGSMAMLMYAFTAWLPLIIQEMGYSKSYASLCLTVFVLVQIPVSFILPVMLKKFPSRRLWMLTESFIVLASLILLISGTLPVVSALLFGLGAGGLFILNLLLPMDATSTAGEATSWSAMQQSAGYVIGATGPILLGWIHDASNSFSFALIGMILINIIMFFIQIAATQKQGADRSLSDSNLAA; this comes from the coding sequence ATGAGGAAAAATGTATTATTAGTTATTGCCTTATTTATTGCCACATTGAATTTACGTCCAGCCATTAATTCCGTAGCTCCCCTACTGGAGGATATCAGGGTTGATCTTGGAATGAGCGCGGCATTAGCCAGCTTGCTGACTTCAATTCCTGTCCTTTGTATGGGACTATTCTCGCCATTTGCAGCGAAGGCAAGCAGCAGATGGGGGATTGAACGGATTATAGGATATTCTTTATTGATTATTGGAGTAGGGACAATCATTCGCTTATTTACTCATTCGGCTAATGTTCTTCTCTTATCTTCATTAATTGCGGGAATAGGTATTGCCACTATAGGGCCTCTAACTTCAGGTTTTATTAAAAAACATTTCCCGTCCCACGTACCCTCCGTCATTGCTGTTTACAGCATAGCATTAACGATAGGCGCCGCTTCAAGCACGATGCTTTCAGGTCCAGTTCAGGAATACTTCCAATCATGGCAGAAGGCGATTGGATTATGGGCGATGCTTGCTTTTATTGCTGCGATGCTCTGGTGGGTATTGGTTAAACCGGGTTCTGCAAAAACGGTTAAAGCCTCAGGAGGTCCGAAAATGTCCTTGCCTTGGAATAATAGACGGGCCTGGGTGCTTACTCTTTCCTTTGGTTCGATGGCTATGTTAATGTATGCATTTACAGCCTGGCTTCCGTTAATCATACAGGAGATGGGGTATTCCAAGTCATATGCATCTCTATGCCTAACTGTATTTGTTCTCGTTCAAATCCCGGTTAGCTTTATCCTTCCTGTGATGCTGAAGAAATTCCCTTCAAGACGGCTATGGATGCTGACGGAATCCTTCATCGTGCTCGCAAGCTTGATATTATTAATTTCAGGTACATTACCGGTTGTCTCCGCTTTGCTGTTTGGGCTTGGAGCGGGAGGCTTATTTATACTGAATCTTTTATTACCCATGGATGCTACCAGCACTGCTGGCGAAGCTACCTCTTGGTCAGCCATGCAGCAGTCTGCCGGATACGTAATTGGTGCAACGGGTCCCATCCTTCTGGGCTGGATTCATGATGCATCTAATAGCTTTTCTTTTGCTTTAATAGGGATGATTCTAATTAATATTATCATGTTCTTCATTCAAATCGCTGCAACGCAAAAGCAGGGGGCAGACCGTTCCCTTAGTGATTCCAACTTAGCGGCCTAA
- a CDS encoding cysteine hydrolase family protein, giving the protein MVTIDTQNDNSLSGSKAEVAGTPEILPAMRRLAEAYRQAQLPIVHVIRLYKEDGTNVDICRRDGFEKGSTLVLPNTAGAELVNEIKPLQSPLLDSELLLEGHFQQLGPYDWAMYKPRWGAFYQTRLEEFLTQQKVDTLVFAGCNFPNCPRTSMYEASERDLRVVMAVDAISGVYDKGVEELKNIGVAVLSSGDIIRQITHL; this is encoded by the coding sequence TTGGTTACGATTGATACTCAAAATGACAATTCGTTATCCGGATCAAAAGCGGAGGTAGCAGGAACTCCAGAAATTCTGCCGGCGATGAGGCGGCTTGCGGAAGCATACCGCCAAGCACAATTGCCTATCGTACATGTCATTCGTCTGTATAAAGAGGATGGTACCAATGTTGATATCTGCCGCAGGGATGGTTTTGAAAAGGGCAGTACTTTGGTATTGCCGAATACGGCCGGGGCAGAATTAGTGAACGAAATCAAGCCTCTACAGAGTCCGCTTCTAGACAGTGAACTGCTCCTCGAAGGGCATTTTCAACAGTTGGGACCGTATGACTGGGCAATGTATAAACCGCGGTGGGGGGCCTTTTATCAGACCCGACTTGAAGAGTTTCTCACTCAGCAGAAGGTTGATACCTTAGTTTTTGCCGGATGCAATTTTCCAAACTGCCCGCGGACAAGCATGTATGAAGCCAGTGAACGGGATCTCAGAGTGGTGATGGCCGTTGACGCCATATCCGGGGTATACGATAAAGGGGTTGAAGAGCTAAAGAACATCGGAGTAGCGGTATTAAGCTCAGGTGATATTATCAGGCAAATAACTCATTTATAA
- a CDS encoding NAD(P)-dependent oxidoreductase, translated as MNILVLGATGRVGSHIVTHALQDGHHVTALARTPEKVQPLHANLTIIEGNVLNQDDVTRAVQGNDVVISALNTDGTTTLTDSMPFIIGAMYEEGIERFITVGTAGILQSELSPELLRYQSNESKRRSTCAAEEHERAYRMLERSALKWTIVCPTALLDGERMGTYRVRQDILPAGGTEISVADTAEFTYSQIDAGDFIRSRVGIAY; from the coding sequence ATGAATATATTGGTTCTTGGTGCCACCGGCCGGGTGGGAAGCCACATTGTTACCCATGCTCTTCAGGATGGACACCATGTGACCGCGCTGGCCCGTACGCCGGAGAAGGTTCAACCTCTCCATGCCAACCTGACGATTATCGAAGGTAACGTTCTTAATCAAGATGATGTTACCCGGGCAGTGCAGGGAAATGATGTAGTGATTAGTGCATTGAACACCGACGGGACAACCACGCTTACAGACAGTATGCCTTTTATTATCGGAGCTATGTATGAGGAAGGGATAGAGCGCTTTATTACCGTGGGAACTGCGGGCATTCTTCAAAGTGAGCTTTCCCCGGAACTCCTGCGTTACCAATCCAACGAATCTAAACGCAGGTCTACATGTGCTGCAGAAGAACATGAACGAGCCTATCGCATGCTGGAGCGATCAGCTCTGAAATGGACCATTGTGTGCCCAACCGCTCTGCTGGACGGAGAACGCATGGGGACCTATCGTGTAAGACAAGACATTCTGCCCGCAGGGGGTACTGAAATATCTGTAGCGGATACAGCGGAATTCACCTATAGTCAAATTGATGCTGGCGATTTCATCAGATCCCGTGTCGGTATAGCCTACTGA